In Mytilus edulis chromosome 8, xbMytEdul2.2, whole genome shotgun sequence, the genomic window aattttaaataaacaatataccgGGCATATACTTCGTTTCGTGTGTTTTTTAATCAAAGGCTATCTAATTAACTGTCGAGTTGACCCTGAAGACCTCCGATTGCCATATaagaaatataaacataaatatttatataaaaagatatcagactcgtgcaattagatttttatatgtctgttttatttcatattatagattaaaaatatatgtaaatcattgtttttacctgtataagaatgattctTTGTGTATCAAACTAGTCAATAAAATTATTCATCTTTGTTTCACATTCAGTGTTGACATTCTTTGCCTTTAAATTATTGAATACGCACAATGGATGGCggtatccatctctagctaagggaaaaatgaatttcacatgaattcaAAATCAATGAGGTAGAAGTATTaatttgcaagtgaataatttatcatcaatgtttcttaggttattttgacaaattgaaccatactggctgctaaaagcgatatagtatttcactatttcaatttcataaatgattaaaccaaaaaaaaaattaaattatcttttatatatcTTGTTGCTAGTGCCCAGCCCCCCCCCTTTAACAAGCATTTGCTGATATAAAAGACTTCCTTCAAATAACAGAACAGATTAAGGCTATAGCAATGatttgtttgaaaacaaaacaatagtTGTGTACTTGAGTTTCTACTTTTAAATACAGATGGTGCTTCTACTACAGCAAAGAATTCAAGATCACCAGCAGGTAGAATCGGTAAAGCAGTTTAGATTTATTGTAATATTAGTTTGCATTTATCATCGTCACGTCTATACACATCATTTTGAAACTATTTAGTAAACACTCAAATACAAAAGTCAAATGCCGCGATTTGTTCAAAATTGTCTGATGATAATAGATCTAGCTCAACAAATTTATATTgtgttgttttttatataaaatagttcAAAAACAATAATTATTCAAGACTTATCTGACATTAATAAAACATGGATCTTAGGTGAAATATGATATATTCTAAATTGCAACTTTTTAAAGCTTTTTATTCTATGTGAAACCCTGTTTTAGATTAAAGACAACAGTTGGTTGCTCAATTATTCAACTGGTAGAGAGACCAAAGAAAACACATGCATCTTAAGTTGTTACAATATATGAATCCGTTGTCAATCAATAAGTTGACACCACATACGGTTTTAATCGTACAACTTGTATGTCGTGCAACAATATGTTTATCCACGCCCCTtttcaacatttcaaattaagAATTAATTGATACAGAAGGCAAGATGTACATATATGTTGATATTGCTTAAATCAACGGTCGACTCCTTGTATGAATATCTGCcattaaatgacaatattttcCTATTTCGTTTTATTTCTGCGGTCTTGCCTATCATCGTgatggataaaaaaaattgaaaccaaAAATAATCAGTGAGACAAAATGAGCATATAGGTCAGCATACATAAACgtgaatttttcaatttttcattttttttccttaCACGAGTTGTCTTAAAATGACAAGTTTTAACTAGTGTGACGCTTGCCGCCATAAATAATCACGATGCTAACCTTCAATAATATTCATAAGATGAAAACGAGTTTAatgaagaaatataaaattatgaaccAAAAGGTGTCTTCGGCAAGGTCCGAATTACGCCATTTAGAATAGGTTTCAAAGTGGAACAGATTAGAATACGCAGCCACATCGATCAGAATGCCCTGCTTAGGAAAAGTGTCACCCTCTCTGCACTTTTAAAGAGCTCTATCTGAGAGGTATGTcggtggcctttttttttttgtacttcacCATACCAACATTTGGCAGCTTCTTGTATTAAAAATGGGACATTGtaataattgttaatttgttcgtATCCTGAATATgcttgaaatagttatcaaaggtaccaggataataatttagtacgccagacgcccgtttcgtctacataagactcatcagtgacgctcatatcaaaatatgtttacaatTGAATTTCAAGTCGGCAATAATCAATACGTCGGTTCTAAACATGTCCACTAAACACTAAATACAAAACTAGTGACTTATCCACAAAAACTCTATCAAAAGCCAACGTgatgaactcaggtgctccgtgAAATAGTTCCTTCTCCacatatgttatatataacagTCGAGTTTACTTTTTCAAGTTCAGTATCGCTCAATATAAACAGCCATGTCTCCTTTAACACAAACATGTTTTTGCAGGGAAAATGAGTGATGAAATTATGATTTATATCATATGTACAAGTGGTGTTACTTTTGTTCTAACTTTGTGCATGGTCTCAGTCAATCGATATAGAAAACGACAAAATAGAAATACTAGCAGTCCGTTAGTCAGATACAGGAATGGCAATGATGAAAATGCTTTAGAAATGAATGAACTAGAGGGAGAATATGAAAGAATATATGATACTGTAGACGAATCACAAATGATTAATATGCCAATTCATAATGATGAACAAAATGATGGAGCATCAACAGATTCATCAGAGAATGATAAATTGCAATCTCTCGATGATCATGGGTATCTTAATCCATATCAACCAATTATTCAAAACATAGAACATCATGATTACTGTTCACAAATAAGAGAGTTCAACATGCGTGACACGAATGAAATCTTGAACGGTTCATATGAATGTTCATCAGCAGAATTTCAGCAGAGTAATACAGCAGGCAATACAAGCGGATCACACCAGAGAATCTCTATGGAGCAAATGAAATCGTCAGAATATTTGTTTATGCAAAACGCTGTGCCCCGGTATGTGCAAATGAACACCTTAGAACTTCCAATCGACAAAAATATCGCAGATTTTAAGCGTATTCAAGAAAACCAATTGTCCGAGATTTTAGTTAATGCGAAAACCTTACAAGGTTCAAAAAGTCAGACGACCGCCAATGgtataagaaaacaaatacttcacacaaaagaaaaaagaaacaaagaaaataatgcatttaaaaatcTCCAGTCTCCGTTTACTTTAAAAAGAACTGAACAAACAAAAGATAACATTTGTAGATATTCTTGGTAACAATCTTGAAAAAAAAGGAATGCGACCATATACATGTTCAAAATTGCATTAACCGAGATAACCAACAAGTGCACTCATCATGCAATATGTTAGTACTGTAAATAGTTTTGTGTATTATAGGTCAAACAAGGGACATTGACAGAAGATACGAAGTACGATTTTACTAACAAAATGTAAAGATGTTATACATTGAAACAATATCATAATTTTGAAAGCTTATAATTGTGTACAGTTGTCTTGTACATAGAACTAAACTAATGCTCACTAATCCTTTATCGTCTTAAAACAGTTACGCTACTCAACACTGAATACCTGTTCTTCAGACTTTTATGTATAAAATTTTAAGAGATCAAGCGATATTCTTATTTTAagttagtttaaaaaatgaatatttttgcaAGAGATAACTTAAATTCGGTGAGATGGAGTTCTATTTTAAATTCTGTTTAATAAAACTtctgttttcaaaattaattagTTTACACCAAAACCATgtctttttttaactcaaaaatatttaaaatggattttttttttcattttaattgaagaGAGCAATAATTAAGAACTTTTTACTGAAtggcggatttttttttaaattcggggTATTCATATTTCGGATAGAGCAAATCTCAGGAACTAGGATGCAATTTTGATGGGGTTTTTTCCGTGTCACAgttgaaaaataatgaatatattaaaatattgaaaaattaaccATCAACAGAGCAAATTCGTtgctttaattatttttgtaattacTAACTCAAAGCATATACATGACATAggacataaaaacaaaacaaaccggTGTTTCAATTCATGATACGAACTTACTAGGCGCACATGCGAGAAATGACGACACATTAATATAGTGCTTTGTATAAAGATAGGGAGATAAGGTAtatttccaataagacaactatccaccagagttaaaatgaagtggttGTTAGCAACtatatagccttcaacaatgtgaaaaACCCATATCGTATAGTCTGCCACAAAGGGCCTCGGTATGAAAAAACTTATCGATTCAATTGAAAAGTTTGGGTTTATAACTATTCTCAATCAGACTGTAACAGTTTCAATTTTTCGGAAAAACTGTTAACATCCTACAAAACCGTAAGAAGAAAAAAGTATAAAACATAAGGTGattttgtatgattgtcaatgagacgaCCTCCCACCAAAGAGATACAACAGCTAAATGTTACAGAATGGACTGAATGTcagaaaaaaagcaataaaagatAATACTCCAATATATCAAACTGCGAAACAATTAAGAAGTGAAACTCAAAAAGACACAAATGATGCTACGAGAGATAATGAGGGTTTTTATTAGaattaaaagaagaaataaaatgcattatatattttattgtgttgTTTCTATATTTCAAAATCGTGGCCTGGTAGTTGCTACAATCTCTGTCtttattggttctttttttcttttattggtttttatttttattcaatatacagAGAAGAATCACTACATGTGCAAAAAATGCATCATAATAATTGGTCTTTTGCATTGGAATCAAGTATTGAAAGTCAAATAGTAACAAAATTCATCAAGTGATCACACCTTGGTGTCATTAGGCTGTTTGCTGGTTTTTGGTCGACcgttctttgacacattccccatttgcattatcaattttattaagaaCATCTGTTTTATATAGTTTTGTTAAATCGCCTAACTTAGATTTTTTCTGTATCTAACAAAACTTCCCGAATACGATACTTTGAACATGTACTATACCAACTAAGCATTGAATTGTTCGTCAAAGCTTCAAACTACATGTATAGTAATGTTAACAAGACGATATATATTGCAAAAGTCAAGCGTTAACTTAGTCTATCTTTTCGTAAGAAAAATTGTGCAATAGAAGATTCAgaatttattgaaaattgtaaGACATCTGTAGAAATTGGACAATAAATGTTGTGTTGATAACGTTTAAAAAATACTTAATCAGAATGATGGGGGAAATTTACCATTACCGACCGTATTTTCTTCTAATTAATAAATATGCTGGGCGCGTAAACTTCATTGTGAATACTCGAGACTGAATAGGTTTATCTACAGTACTTTGAAATGTCTATGATCAACCCTGGCTATGGTTAATCTTTTTTAAATGAGAAAGCTAATATTAATTACAGTACGCACGAAATAACTTTATTAATTAGACATAAATGAACCAGATTCAACAATAATGCAGTTGACTACTGTTCTAAGAGAGATAAACATGCAGATAAATGTAAGTATAATAGTTAAGCCTGCTAAACACAAAACATTGATAGTGGAGGGAGTAAATCCAACAATTGCATAACTTAAAAACAGGAAAATATacagtcaaaaataaaattacGCACAACAAGTAATACGATAGGTTAGCAACTACTACCATTGGAAAAGCTTTGTTCGTCTTGAAGTCGAAGCTTAAAGCTGTGTAACCTTGCGATAACTCTAATGTATAATCGTGTGAATTAATGCTGTAACAATATACTTAGAATGGTCGTGTATAGGTTGCATtgttgtaaatattgacaatgcaattttccataggaacttcttttacggctaaaactgtaccacttttactatgaagttttgaaaaaaatcttatcctagaattgaaaattcatatgcactacaatttttcttaaaggccaaaataaagggcTGTGCGGCATTTTTCAACGTTAGTATGCCCTGAGCTTtacagagtttaaactaacactaattttcttaactacccctacctcgaatgaaggatTACCAtaaatttcaatgtaaacaatatgcacatgtatatttactggtaacattcccaagtaacgagatggaacacagagagcataactgggaaccagtatgtaaacaaaaataatttactatgaatattctaaatctcaccaaaagaggcgtggtttaagaaacagctgtatttacaaagtgcaacctatacaaacatttattcaaatagaaaactctctaaaatcagttctTCTCACATCagtactcatttatcagaattatagcctTAAATAAATCActctaaggtttttttttttactacacaTTTTATACCCCTTCCcctgttttaatattttaaaagaatttgaaaacaagactttaattattgccagcttaccctgttgcatattttctgatatagAATGCCAAGAACCTGTTTacaactgttttgataacatattaaaAGCATATCAGAAtgctataaatgtaatgtttagcagtcaatcattacaacattcaagattatataaagtatccaatcatgcctctgtctccagtccacatcttactgtatgcctatttgttaattaaagttcacattttctacctcaaatggtcaatttagaattcttgtcacagcagtatcatctgtaaccatatatctgacacaatttaccTAATAAATATACTAGAAgggttcaaacaaagccatatttgcaataaatgtatgtatgcagataccagtctgagatataaattcaccaAAAATGTTATGGAGATGACTGCTTACATCAGATTTTTGCATATTTATTGTTGtctatatcaagaacttaaaAATCATAAAGTCAtatcatttacaagttaaattatttgtttaatgacCCAGGGGATAgacaattttcaatgtttttttcccctggggcctcaaatttcctgaATCATTCTgatgtttctagcaatttggaatatttagtacatattcaggatagaacacactattgtaagttttgttgagatatttttgtatttttagcttgtattttttatgccgtggtgacaaaaaagcagatttaggtgttacggcttacttttgggttatcgataGGACAAAAACACCCCATAAATAATGTTCAGGAAGGATCgatatgagtttcaatgactgcgaagagtaaatataagcccTTCTTACCAATTTAacttacataaaaagtaaaatcacaaaaatactgaacttagaggtaAATCGATTCGGAAAGACCATAAtcacatagcaaaatcaaaaaacaaaacgtatcgaaaacgaatggacaagaactgtcatattcctgacttggtacaggcattttcaaatgtacaaaatggtggattaaacctggatctatagcgctaaccctctcactttaatgacagtctcatcaaattccgttatatttacattgatgcaaattatatgcaagtaTTATGAATTAATTTGGTATTCAGGACtctaagtaaactatgcatactgtaaactgtgaatttatatTGAGTCATTATATCTAAGGCCCAGGATTCTGTCAATCttcatcaaatatttataaaacttcttatttgagttaatttctttaaaatctggtgagataaagcaaatttggttacaTTCTGAATGTTCTCTTTTTTTCAaccatttattcaaatagaaaactctctaaaattaGTGTTTTTCTCACATTATTCtcactcatttatcagaattataaccttaaagaaatcactgtgaaTACCTTAAGGGTTTTATTACTGAACCTTTTATACCCCCTCCCTTGTTTCAATGTGGATgaatcaaaagaaagaaataacatgaacgtcatttacaaaaaaaaatagtaaaccaaaaaaaatatcattacgaTATGAACTACATTGTAAGACATCCATGGACAAGGTTCCTAGTTTGAAAAAGGAACAGGAAAAAAAATGTGtgctgtttactttttttttcaatgtttggtATTTATGCAtagtttggcacaactttttggaattttaggtcctcaatgctcttcaactttgtatttatttggcttttttaactattttgatatgagcgtcactgatgagtcttatgtagacgaaacgcgcgtctggcgtataaaattataatcctggtacttttgataactatttgctcTTGTAGGGATATTATGAGAAATGATGTCAAGTTCGTATTATCTACCTTTTTGGGTATTGGGATCAAGAACGTTAAATTCGAATAACCATACTATTtgttaagggaccagctgaaggacgcctccgggtgcgggaatttctcgctacattgaagacctgttggtgaccttctgatgttgtttttttcaatggtcgggttgttgtctctttggcacattccccatttccattctcaatttaataactgttttgctaacattaaaattaaatagCTTGTCTCCTAAAAGGAGCTGATGAACAAACTTTTTATTTTCCCTTTAAaaacctgtatttttttttaactttgatgaTCTTATgaaaatcttattaaaatatatcTTAGAACCTAGAATGCCAAATTGTTTAAGTTGAAACAGATGTTCAAAAATTGCATCATTATTTATTAtgctggtgcagaaaaattgtaCCATTTGTGTAATTTCTTCCAATGAGTTGATGCTTCTACCGGTGGAATGATAGTCCCAAGGGTAATACCAGCCCAGCGGCCAGTACTTCaatactggcatgaaaatacgggttttgtgttattaaaatttgctgttacaatattcggatttttttaaattaggaaTTGTATCTCCATAATGCAAAACTATGATGTCTTGTCCGGCTTTGgttgtactttgtgtcttttttttttaaagctcttcatctttaTAATAagcttttgttttcaaatattttggcccttagcattactgaagagacattgattatCGAAATGCACATCTGTTGCATGAAAAATTGGTATCgtttatgttattatgtaattATGAATTCATAAACGTAATCATGTGAATTTGTTCACGCCTGGATTTTTTAATAATTAAGcaaaatatttgactttttttttaaactgcgtATATACGTGGACATTCCAATATTTGCACGTTAAAGGTACTCAAGAACTTAGATTGTTCGGATGAGAACTTCTGAAGTGCTATTAATATTGTCTTACAATTTGAGGCAAAGACGTATTACACAAaggagggacggaagataccagagggacagtcaaactcataaattgaaaataaactgacaacgccatagctaaaaataaaaaaagacaaacagacaaacaaaagtacacatggaacaacatagaaaactaaagaataaacaaccaCGAACGCCACCAAAAACTAgagatgatctcaggtgctccggaagggtaggcaaatcctgctccacatgtgtcacccgtcgtgttgctatgtgataacaaatccggtaaaaagtcttattcggtaggttgcattcataaaagggaaggggattgtagttacgacgtaaggaacatatccgatatcatttgtgaaacagttattcaataacggtcaaccaactcgtgatgcttccttgtgagcaacaaccctctatcaagaaaatcatgataggaaatgcaagcaggggaatatcgtatcaattaggagatgtatacaccgtatgcaggtgctgctggaatattgctccttagaaatggaaagttcacaattggaaatctGAAATCATATCTTCTGTCGTAAAGTCCATtagaccctcattgtcaatttctagatgtaagtcaagatatgaggccgacttaactgtgtctgttgtatcctttatttccaGTTCAATGGGAAagatgcattcaacatagtcaccaaattttgaattatttagtgaaagaacatcatctaaaaagcggaaagtagagttaaaggatattgctaacttcttatctttcttcctaagaagtacgtgtaatctttcatttttaatttcGTGGATCACACATTAAGATTTAAATTTGCAAAGTTAAGAAGAAGCAGGTCGGATCATAGCAAGTGACTAAATAAACAGCTGCGTTGATAGCGCATGATACGCTCTTCTTCTTGTGTGTGAAGtttaatgcaataatcataaactgTTTCTGAGATACGGTGCAGCAtgtgaccccctttttttttacaaaaataacacaaaaataaaaattttaatcatcaccaaaaagtatacagttCTAtcaattaatataactaagaattgTGTATCGTTTTGCGCAATTAatataaatcgtttttgagatacagtgcgacatgtgaaaaccccctgttttttacaaaaaaaactcaATATCTCTAAGATAAAAaattgaatcatcaccaaaaagtattcagatctttagattaatataactacaATGTGAGaagtgtgtaatgttttaagcAACAATTATAAATCGGTTCttagatacggcgcgacatgtgtaAAAACACACCTCTGCTTTAGTTATAAAGTctcgtaactcaaaaagttttatttttatttccatcAAAAAATATACTGATCGCTTGAACATCATAAGAAACATTTGTGATATTTCTAGATATTTAAGACGCACATTTGTTAAACTTGACAAATATGATCAAATAAtgggaatagttatcaaaggtaccaggattttaattaaatacgccagacacgcgtttcgtctacataagactcatcagagacgctcagtcaaaatagttataaagccaaataagtataaagttgaagagcattgagaaccaaaaattccaaatagttgtgccaagtacggctaaggtaatctattcctgggatacgaaaagccttagtttttcaaaatattcaatgttttgtaacaggtaatatataaaaatgatcatataattgatatccatgtcaacaccgaagtgatgattactgggctggtgataccctcagtgACGACACGTCCACTAGCAGTGTCAtctacccagtggtgtaaatagttatcaaaggtaccaggattataatttaatacgccagacattAACAAATTAGATGTGGATGAATGTTATAGAATCtagattgaaatattaaaaaaattgtatatatctTATTTCAATTCCATGAGAGACCTGTATAATTATCCAAATTTAACTGCAAATACAGATAATACATGCATTATATCAAAGACATTTTTTCTACAATGAACATGGTGCTAAgcattatatataaattttacagtTCCTGTAGTAAAACATTGTGTCCTTATCATTTATTCTTTTGTAAGCATTGCCATAGATTTATCCAATTGTAAGCCCATATTTAATCCCCAATCTATTTTATTATCCCCATAATCGTTATTCAGGCTTGCATAGTAACAGGCGTTGTACCACCATCCACCTCTATATTTCTGTGCGCATTTACCACTGTAATTATCATTGTCCTGGTTATAAGTTGAAAACTTTTGGCCATTTGCTATTTTGGAAGAGTTATCACCGTTTAGGGAATCGCCTGTAAATATAGATGTTatcactgataaaaaaaattcgtATATATACAACTTACAACACgatttaacaaaattataatttctaTGTCTGAAATCTTTTCAAGTCTCTAAGCAATTATAATTTACATAGCCATTCTATGTGTatgcaaacaaattttaataGTCGGTGATATACGCTCTAGTGAACTTAACATTACCAATTATTGAACgatacacttttaaaaaaaatgttatgtttcGGTTTAACATGTCATCacctttttttactcaaaattcgtGAGCAGATCAAGAGTCTCAACCTCTTTAATGTTGTCCCATTTATTCCAGCGGTCAAAGTATCACAAAAATTGATGCATTCCTTCATTTCTGAATGTAAATAAGGTAATTTCATAATgggtatatttatgaaaaaagcaCAAAAACATTCTCCTTTCTCTATCaaacaaggatttttttttaatggcttaATTTCTTAgatatatttataattgtttgtgTTTCACTCAACTACTAACATATTAAGATAAATCAAATGTTGACACTTCATTATACTAAAATTTAGACCCTTTCAATAACTGTGTTCTCTGGCATTGTATTTGTTGAAATGACTCGAGGTTACAAACGTCAATATACATCTAGGTGTTAgacagggttggcaaaaacctgGGTATTATGAATATttcccagcccagtgggaaatactgggaaaaccagggttttactgggttttagtgggtaatactgggcaatactgggtaatttaaaatatttgtctgaattttaaagaggattcagtgataaacacaaaggcaatacatttaataagatatttatactCTATTTTGTTTGTCTAGCATTTGTCTAGATTGGCAAATGTAAATTTATAGAaagcaaataaatcattttttttttcaaatgaatatagctcctattaagaattaacaattacatgtattaaagaaacatcacatttaaataatgtatatgtactgtcactaataaataagtaattattcagattagaacacagatttgtttatgtaacaataatcagtccttttaattttataagtgttaatgacatgaccctgtagggtgtttatttagcaatatgaatgtataacaattaaatttaacaattcacttaaacactgcaataaaatgcatttttcaaagtttggattattgaaacaatacttggtaattaaaaggtatctttaaatgtgcaaatcttgtattctgcCTACACATAGAATTAATAGAGAAGAGTATGAAATTGATTTTTCTAGAAATGactgtcaacatggtcaatggttatctgtataaaatgtatatatttagctgttatactatgaaactataacaagtctttactatattgtgttaaaataagcttaaaaaatcatattgcccagtaatgcccactaTTACCCATTTCttggagtattgcccagcccgggaaaacccgggttttccagcccgggaattcccgggtgggtaatactttgccaaccctgctgTTAGATGAACAGAGTTAACCAAATTGAATGTGTGTGTAATGTGACCAGGACATGATTGAAAGGTGACCAGAGATCAACATAGTCAATATATGTACAAGGTAACACATACTATACAAACGGTCAACGCACACACGTATAGATCATTTCTTTCTAAAATACGTTTGcacaatttgaataaatttttacaaaatgcgTTTACAGTTTGTCGTTCCTCGTATGTAAGTGCAAACGCTGCATTTATTTCTAACTTCAACATTTAACgaattatcaaataaaagtgagaatggaaatggggaaatgtgtcaaagagacaacaacccggccatagagCTAA contains:
- the LOC139486820 gene encoding uncharacterized protein, whose product is MIDFGVHLFVLCILIIHLNSAITTTKRCSTNLGNGIINQHCCDNHEDRNSTCVECEDGFKSETGEPCYKCPYGTFGRKCSETCFCTEYERCHHVKGCLNYSTGLTSISSILTDGASTTAKNSRSPAGKMSDEIMIYIICTSGVTFVLTLCMVSVNRYRKRQNRNTSSPLVRYRNGNDENALEMNELEGEYERIYDTVDESQMINMPIHNDEQNDGASTDSSENDKLQSLDDHGYLNPYQPIIQNIEHHDYCSQIREFNMRDTNEILNGSYECSSAEFQQSNTAGNTSGSHQRISMEQMKSSEYLFMQNAVPRYVQMNTLELPIDKNIADFKRIQENQLSEILVNAKTLQGSKSQTTANGIRKQILHTKEKRNKENNAFKNLQSPFTLKRTEQTKDNICRYSW